In Rosa chinensis cultivar Old Blush chromosome 1, RchiOBHm-V2, whole genome shotgun sequence, a genomic segment contains:
- the LOC112170992 gene encoding probable LRR receptor-like serine/threonine-protein kinase At3g47570 isoform X1, with amino-acid sequence MESFIYLHVLTLLLFINLLQPTTVVSSFGNETDHLALLKFKESIVADPQGLLNSWNDSVHFCKWQGITCGRRHQRVTALKLPDGDLHGTISPYIGNLSFLRTFNLSNNSFSGKIPQQVEHLLRLQHLNISVNLFEGGIPVNLTFCSKLSIISLGRNRLSGKIPSDIGSLMKLEFLSLQVNNLTGGIPPSLGNLSSLIHLSITANNLVGNVPEEIGRLQRLSLFYISDNQLFGMIPPSIFNISSMESFSLGGNEFRGSIPLAIGINMPNLREMFFARNEFSGQIPDSLSNASQLEVFDIVGNKFVGQVPASFGNLPELRWLGLTLNSLGSYSVNALGFITSLTNCTKLRRLYLDHNKFGGDLPNSLANLSTTLTELLLGGNRVSGVIPATLENLKNLIVLGLNENLLTGVIPTSLGKLQKLQGLGLHKNRLSGEVPSSLGNLTQLFSLRLTTNELEGSIPPTIRYCKNLYEINISKNRLSGDIPPEIIGLSSLAFLDLSQNSLTGSLPVEVGKLKNIYQLDISGNNLTGEIPETIGECQSLEYFYLQGNLIQGTIPSSLASLRGLQYLDLSQNNLSGQIPKDLWRLPFLIYLNLSSNKLEGEVPKGVFQNRSTISLDGNTKLCGGVSDLQLPACPNNVPKQRKLHGFKLKFTISLAAGCSLLFAVILALYWREKAQKKKPLSVVSSIKFLSKVSYQTLHQATGGFSLSNQIGSGGFGSVYKGILDQEENNVVAIKVLNLQQKGASKSFMAECNALRNIRHRNLVKILTCCSSSDYNGNDFKALVFEYMSNGSLEEWLHRENQSRSLNLLQRLNIAIDVASALCYLHDHCEPQIIHCDMKPSNVLLDDDMVARVGDFGLARLISTTVDSSQNQSSSIGIKGTIGYAAPEYASGVEPSRKGDVYSYGVLVLQMFTGRRPIDEMFREGLNLHNFVKMAIPGRLMQIVDPALLASLEATTNATAHNEVNYISGYNNEIEADEENNDNENLSKMNTYVWKCILPTLKIGLACSEESPRNRMSMEEVHRELHHIQNAYTSVDIHRERPRRS; translated from the exons ATGGAGAGCTTCATATACCTTCATGTTCTGACCCTTCTCCTTTTCATCAACCTTCTCCAACCTACTACTGTTGTAAGTTCATTTGGCAATGAAACCGATCACTTGGCTTTGCTCAAATTCAAAGAATCCATAGTCGCCGATCCACAAGGGTTGTTGAACTCATGGAATGACTCCGTTCACTTCTGCAAATGGCAAGGAATTACTTGTGGCAGACGGCATCAGAGAGTAACAGCCTTGAAACTACCAGATGGTGACTTGCATGGAACCATATCACCTTACATTGGCAATCTCTCATTTCTCAGGACCTTCAACCTTTCAAACAACAGCTTCTCTGGCAAGATCCCGCAACAAGTTGAGCACTTGCTCCGACTGCAACATCTCAATATAAGTGTCAACCTGTTTGAGGGGGGAATTCCAGTCAACCTGACCTTCTGCTCGAAATTAAGCATCATAAGCCTTGGAAGAAACCGCCTCAGTGGTAAAATTCCTTCAGACATTGGCTCGTTGATGAAGCTTGAGTTTCTTAGTCTTCAAGTAAACAATCTAACAGGAGGCATCCCTCCTTCCTTGGGAAATCTTTCATCACTCATACACCTTTCCATCACGGCGAACAATTTGGTGGGCAACGTACCAGAGGAGATAGGACGACTGCAAAGGTTATCTTTATTTTACATCTCTGACAATCAACTCTTCGGTATGATTCCTCCCTCCATTTTTAACATATCATCCATGGAAAGCTTCTCACTTGGGGGCAATGAGTTTAGGGGCAGTATTCCGCTCGCCATAGGCATAAACATGCCGAATCTCCGAGAAATGTTTTTTGCTAGAAATGAATTCTCCGGGCAAATACCAGATTCACTTTCCAATGCTTCTCAGCTTGAAGTATTTGATATTGTCGGAAATAAATTTGTGGGGCAAGTTCCAGCAAGTTTTGGAAATCTTCCGGAACTTCGGTGGCTCGGTTTAACTCTAAATAGTCTAGGAAGTTATTCAGTCAATGCCTTGGGTTTTATAACATCCTTGACAAATTGCACCAAACTAAGACGTCTTTATTTGGATCACAACAAATTTGGAGGTGATTTACCCAACTCTTTAGCCAATCTGTCAACCACTCTGACTGAACTCTTACTTGGAGGCAATCGAGTATCAGGAGTGATTCCTGCAACAttagaaaatctcaaaaatttaATAGTCTTGGGCCTCAATGAGAACTTGTTAACAGGTGTCATTCCTACCTCTCTTGGCAAGTTACAAAAGCTGCAAGGATTGGGTTTACATAAAAACAGATTATCAGGAGAGGTCCCTTCTTCCCTGGGAAACCTTACTCAATTGTTTTCCCTCCGCTTAACAACAAATGAATTAGAAGGAAGCATTCCACCAACTATTAGATATTGCAAGAATTTATATGAGATAAACATTTCAAAGAATAGACTTAGTGGAGATATACCACCAGAAATTATTGGCCTTTCCTCACTTGCATTTCTCGACTTATCGCAAAACTCACTAACTGGCAGCCTGCCTGTTGAAGTCGGTAAGTTGAAGAATATCTATCAATTGGACATCTCTGGAAACAATCTGACAGGAGAAATTCCAGAAACCATTGGGGAATGTCAGAGCCTTGAATATTTTTACCTACAAGGGAATCTAATTCAAGGTACAATACCTTCTTCTTTGGCTTCTCTGAGAGGTCTTCAGTATCTAGATCTTTCACAAAACAACTTGTCAGGACAGATTCCAAAAGATCTATGGAGACTTCCATTCTTGATATATTTGAACCTTTCGTCCAATAAACTGGAGGGTGAGGTACCGAAAGGAGTTTTTCAAAACAGAAGTACAATATCGTTGGATGGAAATACCAAACTTTGTGGTGGTGTTTCGGACTTGCAGCTACCAGCATGCCCCAACAATGTACCAAAGCAGAGAAAGTTGCATGGTTTCAAATTAAAGTTCACAATTTCTTTAGCTGCTGGATGCTCTCTTCTGTTTGCGGTCATTTTAGCTCTTTATTGGAGggaaaaagctcaaaagaagaaaCCATTATCTGTAGTGTCATCAATCAAATTCCTTTCAAAGGTTTCATACCAGACACTTCATCAAGCTACTGGCGGATTCTCTCTGAGCAATCAAATTGGATCAGGCGGTTTTGGCTCTGTATACAAAGGGATTCttgatcaagaagaaaacaatgtTGTTGCCATTAAGGTCCTCAACCTTCAACAGAAAGGAGCTTCCAAGAGTTTCATGGCAGAATGCAATGCACTAAGAAATATCCGGCACAGGAATCTTGTGAAAATCTTAACATGTTGCTCCAGCTCAGATTACAATGGTAATGACTTCAAAGCTCTAGTTTTTGAGTATATGTCAAATGGAAGTTTAGAGGAGTGGCTGCACAGAGAAAACCAATCAAGGAGCTTGAACCTTCTTCAAAGATTGAATATTGCTATTGATGTGGCGTCTGCGTTGTGTTATCTTCATGACCATTGTGAACCACAAATCATTCACTGCGACATGAAGCCAAGCAATGTTCttcttgatgatgacatggtTGCTCGTGTAGGTGATTTTGGGTTAGCAAGACTCATCTCAACGACTGTGGACTCCTCTCAAAATCAAAGTAGCTCAATTGGGATAAAGGGAACCATTGGCTATGCTGCTCCAG AGTATGCTAGTGGCGTTGAGCCATCAAGAAAAGGGGATGTATATAGTTATGGGGTTCTCGTGTTGCAAATGTTCACAGGAAGAAGACCTATTGACGAAATGTTTAGAGAGGGTTTGAACCTCCATAACTTTGTCAAGATGGCCATACCAGGAAGATTAATGCAGATTGTGGATCCTGCTCTTCTTGCCAGTTTAGAAGCGACAACAAATGCAACAGCACACAATGAAGTGAACTACATCAGTGGTTACAACAATGAAATCGAAGCAGATGAAGAAAACAATGACAATGAGAATTTAAGCAAGATGAACACATACGTGTGGAAGTGCATACTTCCAACCCTTAAGATTGGACTTGCCTGCTCGGAAGAATCACCAAGGAATAGGATGTCTATGGAGGAGGTCCACAGGGAGCTACACCATATTCAAAATGCTTACACTAGTGTTGACATCCATCGAGAGAGGCCAAGAAGAAGCTAA
- the LOC112170992 gene encoding LRR receptor-like serine/threonine-protein kinase EFR isoform X2, translated as MESFIYLHVLTLLLFINLLQPTTVVSSFGNETDHLALLKFKESIVADPQGLLNSWNDSVHFCKWQGITCGRRHQRVTALKLPDGDLHGTISPYIGNLSFLRTFNLSNNSFSGKIPQQVEHLLRLQHLNISVNLFEGGIPVNLTFCSKLSIISLGRNRLSGKIPSDIGSLMKLEFLSLQVNNLTGGIPPSLGNLSSLIHLSITANNLVGNVPEEIGRLQRLSLFYISDNQLFGMIPPSIFNISSMESFSLGGNEFRGSIPLAIGINMPNLREMFFARNEFSGQIPDSLSNASQLEVFDIVGNKFVGQVPASFGNLPELRWLGLTLNSLGSYSVNALGFITSLTNCTKLRRLYLDHNKFGGDLPNSLANLSTTLTELLLGGNRVSGVIPATLENLKNLIVLGLNENLLTGVIPTSLGKLQKLQGLGLHKNRLSGEVPSSLGNLTQLFSLRLTTNELEGSIPPTIRYCKNLYEINISKNRLSGDIPPEIIGLSSLAFLDLSQNSLTGSLPVEVGKLKNIYQLDISGNNLTGEIPETIGECQSLEYFYLQGNLIQGTIPSSLASLRGLQYLDLSQNNLSGQIPKDLWRLPFLIYLNLSSNKLEGEVPKGVFQNRSTISLDGNTKLCGGVSDLQLPACPNNVPKQRKLHGFKLKFTISLAAGCSLLFAVILALYWREKAQKKKPLSVVSSIKFLSKVSYQTLHQATGGFSLSNQIGSGGFGSVYKGILDQEENNVVAIKVLNLQQKGASKSFMAECNALRNIRHRNLVKILTCCSSSDYNGNDFKALVFEYMSNGSLEEWLHRENQSRSLNLLQRLNIAIDVASALCYLHDHCEPQIIHCDMKPSNVLLDDDMVARVGDFGLARLISTTVDSSQNQSSSIGIKGTIGYAAPGRRPIDEMFREGLNLHNFVKMAIPGRLMQIVDPALLASLEATTNATAHNEVNYISGYNNEIEADEENNDNENLSKMNTYVWKCILPTLKIGLACSEESPRNRMSMEEVHRELHHIQNAYTSVDIHRERPRRS; from the exons ATGGAGAGCTTCATATACCTTCATGTTCTGACCCTTCTCCTTTTCATCAACCTTCTCCAACCTACTACTGTTGTAAGTTCATTTGGCAATGAAACCGATCACTTGGCTTTGCTCAAATTCAAAGAATCCATAGTCGCCGATCCACAAGGGTTGTTGAACTCATGGAATGACTCCGTTCACTTCTGCAAATGGCAAGGAATTACTTGTGGCAGACGGCATCAGAGAGTAACAGCCTTGAAACTACCAGATGGTGACTTGCATGGAACCATATCACCTTACATTGGCAATCTCTCATTTCTCAGGACCTTCAACCTTTCAAACAACAGCTTCTCTGGCAAGATCCCGCAACAAGTTGAGCACTTGCTCCGACTGCAACATCTCAATATAAGTGTCAACCTGTTTGAGGGGGGAATTCCAGTCAACCTGACCTTCTGCTCGAAATTAAGCATCATAAGCCTTGGAAGAAACCGCCTCAGTGGTAAAATTCCTTCAGACATTGGCTCGTTGATGAAGCTTGAGTTTCTTAGTCTTCAAGTAAACAATCTAACAGGAGGCATCCCTCCTTCCTTGGGAAATCTTTCATCACTCATACACCTTTCCATCACGGCGAACAATTTGGTGGGCAACGTACCAGAGGAGATAGGACGACTGCAAAGGTTATCTTTATTTTACATCTCTGACAATCAACTCTTCGGTATGATTCCTCCCTCCATTTTTAACATATCATCCATGGAAAGCTTCTCACTTGGGGGCAATGAGTTTAGGGGCAGTATTCCGCTCGCCATAGGCATAAACATGCCGAATCTCCGAGAAATGTTTTTTGCTAGAAATGAATTCTCCGGGCAAATACCAGATTCACTTTCCAATGCTTCTCAGCTTGAAGTATTTGATATTGTCGGAAATAAATTTGTGGGGCAAGTTCCAGCAAGTTTTGGAAATCTTCCGGAACTTCGGTGGCTCGGTTTAACTCTAAATAGTCTAGGAAGTTATTCAGTCAATGCCTTGGGTTTTATAACATCCTTGACAAATTGCACCAAACTAAGACGTCTTTATTTGGATCACAACAAATTTGGAGGTGATTTACCCAACTCTTTAGCCAATCTGTCAACCACTCTGACTGAACTCTTACTTGGAGGCAATCGAGTATCAGGAGTGATTCCTGCAACAttagaaaatctcaaaaatttaATAGTCTTGGGCCTCAATGAGAACTTGTTAACAGGTGTCATTCCTACCTCTCTTGGCAAGTTACAAAAGCTGCAAGGATTGGGTTTACATAAAAACAGATTATCAGGAGAGGTCCCTTCTTCCCTGGGAAACCTTACTCAATTGTTTTCCCTCCGCTTAACAACAAATGAATTAGAAGGAAGCATTCCACCAACTATTAGATATTGCAAGAATTTATATGAGATAAACATTTCAAAGAATAGACTTAGTGGAGATATACCACCAGAAATTATTGGCCTTTCCTCACTTGCATTTCTCGACTTATCGCAAAACTCACTAACTGGCAGCCTGCCTGTTGAAGTCGGTAAGTTGAAGAATATCTATCAATTGGACATCTCTGGAAACAATCTGACAGGAGAAATTCCAGAAACCATTGGGGAATGTCAGAGCCTTGAATATTTTTACCTACAAGGGAATCTAATTCAAGGTACAATACCTTCTTCTTTGGCTTCTCTGAGAGGTCTTCAGTATCTAGATCTTTCACAAAACAACTTGTCAGGACAGATTCCAAAAGATCTATGGAGACTTCCATTCTTGATATATTTGAACCTTTCGTCCAATAAACTGGAGGGTGAGGTACCGAAAGGAGTTTTTCAAAACAGAAGTACAATATCGTTGGATGGAAATACCAAACTTTGTGGTGGTGTTTCGGACTTGCAGCTACCAGCATGCCCCAACAATGTACCAAAGCAGAGAAAGTTGCATGGTTTCAAATTAAAGTTCACAATTTCTTTAGCTGCTGGATGCTCTCTTCTGTTTGCGGTCATTTTAGCTCTTTATTGGAGggaaaaagctcaaaagaagaaaCCATTATCTGTAGTGTCATCAATCAAATTCCTTTCAAAGGTTTCATACCAGACACTTCATCAAGCTACTGGCGGATTCTCTCTGAGCAATCAAATTGGATCAGGCGGTTTTGGCTCTGTATACAAAGGGATTCttgatcaagaagaaaacaatgtTGTTGCCATTAAGGTCCTCAACCTTCAACAGAAAGGAGCTTCCAAGAGTTTCATGGCAGAATGCAATGCACTAAGAAATATCCGGCACAGGAATCTTGTGAAAATCTTAACATGTTGCTCCAGCTCAGATTACAATGGTAATGACTTCAAAGCTCTAGTTTTTGAGTATATGTCAAATGGAAGTTTAGAGGAGTGGCTGCACAGAGAAAACCAATCAAGGAGCTTGAACCTTCTTCAAAGATTGAATATTGCTATTGATGTGGCGTCTGCGTTGTGTTATCTTCATGACCATTGTGAACCACAAATCATTCACTGCGACATGAAGCCAAGCAATGTTCttcttgatgatgacatggtTGCTCGTGTAGGTGATTTTGGGTTAGCAAGACTCATCTCAACGACTGTGGACTCCTCTCAAAATCAAAGTAGCTCAATTGGGATAAAGGGAACCATTGGCTATGCTGCTCCAG GAAGAAGACCTATTGACGAAATGTTTAGAGAGGGTTTGAACCTCCATAACTTTGTCAAGATGGCCATACCAGGAAGATTAATGCAGATTGTGGATCCTGCTCTTCTTGCCAGTTTAGAAGCGACAACAAATGCAACAGCACACAATGAAGTGAACTACATCAGTGGTTACAACAATGAAATCGAAGCAGATGAAGAAAACAATGACAATGAGAATTTAAGCAAGATGAACACATACGTGTGGAAGTGCATACTTCCAACCCTTAAGATTGGACTTGCCTGCTCGGAAGAATCACCAAGGAATAGGATGTCTATGGAGGAGGTCCACAGGGAGCTACACCATATTCAAAATGCTTACACTAGTGTTGACATCCATCGAGAGAGGCCAAGAAGAAGCTAA
- the LOC112182938 gene encoding 60S acidic ribosomal protein P0-like, with amino-acid sequence MRSNQMVYDNGSVFSPEVFNLTEDDLMIKFASGVSNVTALALAISYPTIAAAPHMFLNAYKNMLAIADPSKFSVAVAAPAAAAGGAAAPAAAAEEAKKEEPAEESDDDTGFSLFD; translated from the exons ATGAGGAGTAATCAGATGGTGTATGACAATGGATCTGTCTTCAGTCCAGAGGTGTTTAATCTTACTGAGGATGATCTCATGATTAAGTTTGCTTCTGGTGTCTCCAATGTCACAGCATTGGCACTGGCCATTTCCTACCCAACAATTGCAGCTGCACCACATATGTTCCTCAATGCCTACAAGAATATGTTAGCAATTGCT GATCCTTCCAAGTTTTCTGTTGCTGTGGCTGCTCCTGCCGCAGCTGCTGGTGGTGCTGCTGCCCCTGCTGCAGCTGCAGAGGAAGCGAAGAAGGAAGAGCCTGCTGAGGAGTCCGATGATGACACGGGTTTCAGTTTGTTTGATTAA